In one window of Hevea brasiliensis isolate MT/VB/25A 57/8 chromosome 10, ASM3005281v1, whole genome shotgun sequence DNA:
- the LOC110654210 gene encoding basic leucine zipper 43, producing MLSATAIPAGFFSSADSILGNPFPSFENGYTPPWDCSDLFAATDPQSTKPIVSSSGSDDPNEPNRSNQNPANSNCSSDEQKPTTVSVIDERKRRRMISNRESARRSRMRKQRHLENLRNQVNQLRIQNRELSNRLRFVVYHCHSVRRENDQLRSEHSILRQKLSNIRQILMFRQLQQFTSAWPCNNNHN from the coding sequence ATGTTATCTGCTACTGCTATTCCGGCAGGCTTCTTCTCCTCCGCTGATTCCATACTTGGAAACCCGTTTCCGTCCTTTGAAAACGGCTATACACCGCCGTGGGACTGTTCTGACCTCTTTGCCGCCACCGATCCCCAATCAACAAAACCCATAGTTTCGAGCTCTGGTTCTGATGATCCAAACGAACCGAACCGGTCTAACCAAAACCCTGCCAACTCTAACTGTAGTTCTGATGAACAGAAACCAACCACCGTTTCGGTGATCGATGAGCGGAAACGGAGGCGGATGATATCGAATCGGGAGTCAGCCAGGCGGTCACGCATGCGAAAACAAAGACACTTAGAAAATCTAAGAAATCAGGTGAACCAACTGAGGATTCAAAATCGAGAACTCTCGAACCGGTTGCGCTTTGTTGTGTACCATTGTCACAGCGTAAGGAGGGAGAACGACCAGCTCCGGTCCGAACACAGTATTCTCCGACAAAAACTGTCGAACATACGCCAAATTTTGATGTTCAGACAACTGCAACAATTCACGTCTGCATGGCCATGCAATAATAATCACAACTGA